In Trichoderma atroviride chromosome 2, complete sequence, one DNA window encodes the following:
- a CDS encoding uncharacterized protein (EggNog:ENOG41~TransMembrane:1 (o227-250i)), with the protein MFLNEIRLGWCSGRVFFDYINVATIHNSSIPSDNLLTKSTLSNLYDYASTHEWNLAYNGSDPVRAIAGSVLAGQIVTALQGVADGKAVPKFNIQFGAYAAFMSFFGLAQLPAASNDFYGICNYASAMVLELVAPSATQTSEDDLTVRFLWSNGTAAENGIKAYPLFGQKETSISWNDFKTGINKFAVTNTSDWCTTCGNTDGSCASNTTANASSEKSTDHSNITRPVAGVIGALVTLGVIFLVEALVMLLGGLRLVKKSTLANAHAAASPAVSKA; encoded by the exons ATGTTTCTGAATGAGATTAGGCTGGGCTGGTGCAGCGGCCGGGTTT TCTTTGACTACATCAATGTCGCCACAATTCACAACTCCTCCATCCCCTCTGACAACCTCCTCACCAAATCCACGCTCTCCAACCTCTATGACTACGCCTCTACTCACGAGTGGAACCTTGCCTACAACGGCAGCGACCCCGTCCGCGCCATTGCCGGCTCCGTTCTCGCCGGCCAGATCGTGACTGCTCTCCAGGGCGTCGCCGACGGCAAGGCCGTTCCCAAGTTCAACATCCAGTTTGGCGCCTACGCCGCCTTCATGTCCTTCTTCGGCCTTGCTCAGCTGCCCGCTGCCTCCAACGACTTCTACGGTATCTGCAACTACGCCTCCGCCATGGTGCTCGAGCTCGTCGCCCCCAGCGCCACCCAGACCTCCGAGGACGATCTGACCGTTCGCTTCCTCTGGTCCAACGGCACTGCTGCCGAGAACGGCATCAAGGCCTACCCCCTGTTTGGCCAGAAGGAGACTTCCATCAGCTGGAACGACTTCAAGACTGGCATCAACAAGTTTGCCGTCACAAACACCTCTGACTGGTGCACCACCTGCGGCAACACCGACGGCAGCTGTGCCTCCAACACCACCGCCAACGCTTCGTCTGAAAAGTCCACCGACCACAGCAACATCACCAGACCCGTTGCTGGCGTCATTGGTGCTCTTGTCACTCTGGgtgtcatcttcctcgtcgaggCCCTCGTTATGCTGCTTGGCGGCCTGCGTCTCGTTAAGAAGTCGACTCTGGCCAATGCCCACGCAGCCGCCTCTCCTGCGGTTTCCAAGGCATAG
- a CDS encoding uncharacterized protein (EggNog:ENOG41): MGSDQYKLWNSQPAMGVLHIKASLNTRLISEKLYARLLDERNSGNVYFFAFRRNDDRFNTAGAMLASLICQLVSKCQTFGGADEALKMLVAQRSWCEGDLVRLFESFFDSLYIPFAVFVIACLDECNETCHQFLRLLRDIDATLERKFKFIFTTAKGVDKSLQDGDTGFRGRGSQTKPTYRFFLEDIREILTDCGDNHQLGLLMVDWLANYGPSGSQSGIRKTLKSLSSATPRAVIDTVVISFGNREKRAREMLSWVKYTFESLTIRELAIAMKLEDGVGDEDIDEIRSDILKFGLVFSFSEYEVDFSHAMYPHEEAKPDEQAAAHAWIASLCIRYLSFPSVRERARKMCERYASATPVSRPRQHLISYAVRYWPKHYKCAGTKKPTTAAKAFFQDAETRKVWAQARYVLSNPVTRLERHHLSPLPFIAMAGLDDLLTAQIEDEREMATFSANTGLALIEAASNGDGHMVRLLAEASSPNKETISEALVMAATVGAEDVLNYLINEAAKTESFDWPSILFPRVAWLGLARTAQLLLETGANIPQSGDSFEESTLQFAAKTKNSGVSKKFCDVHLCFRQSSILHPGHSFELNGASGEESESEDSDGGGVKLSREAYEDEFYEDELDEQDSDDSS; the protein is encoded by the exons ATGGGCAGCGACCAGTACAAGTTGTGgaacagccagccagctATGGGCGTTTTACACATTAAAGCCTCGCTGAATACGAGGCTGATATCAGAGAAGCTCTATGCTCGATTGCTAGATGAACGCAACTCAGGAAATGTCtacttttttgcctttcgGAGAAACGATGACCGGTTCAACACTGCCGGGGCAATGCTTGCCAGTCTCATCTGTCAGCTTGTTAGCAAGTGTCAAACTTTCGGAGGTGCCGATGAGGCCTTGAAAATGCTAGTAGCTCAACGCAGCTGGTGTGAGGGAGACCTTGTTCGACTGTTTGAATCGTTTTTTGACAGTTTGTATATCCCTTTCGCAGTCTTTGTGATTGCCTGCCTGGATGAATGTAACGAAACTTGTCATCAATTTCTTCGACTTCTCAGAGACATTGACGCCACATTAGAGAGGAAATTCAAATTCATCTTTACAACAGCCAAAGGAGTGGACAAGAGCCTGCAGGACGGAGATACAGGATTCCGAGGAAGGGGGAGTCAGACT AAACCAACATACCGCTTTTTCTTGGAGGATATAAGGGAGATTCTCACGGATTGCGGCGACAACCATCAGCTTGGTCTTTTGATGGTTGATTGGCTCGCCAACTATGGACCATCTGGCTCACAATCCGGGATAAGAAAAACGCTGAAATCGTTGTCATCCGCTACGCCTCGAGCAGTTATAGATACCGTTGTCATCTCTTTCGGGAACCGAGAGAAAAGAGCCCGAGAAATGCTCTCTTGGGTCAAGTACACTTTCGAATCGCTCACAATACGAGAGTTGGCTATTGCTATGAAGTTAGAAGACGGAGTTGGCGATGAAGATATCGACGAGATCCGTAGCGACATCTTGAAATTcggcctcgtcttctccttttccgAATATGAGGTCGATTTCTCACATGCCATGTACCCTCACGAGGAAGCCAAGCCTGATGAACAGGCGGCAGCCCACGCGTGGATAGCTTCGCTCTGTATTCGCTATCTGAGCTTCCCAAGCGTAAGAGAGCGAGCAAGGAAGATGTGTGAGCGTTATGCTTCTGCGACGCCAGTCTCGAGACCAAGGCAACATCTCATATCGTATGCCGTCAGATATTGGCCAAAACATTACAAGTGCGCAGGGACCAAGAAACCAACAACTGCAGCAAAGGCGTTTTTTCAAGATGCTGAGACCAGAAAGGTGTGGGCTCAGGCCCGCTACGTCTTGTCCAACCCCGTAACTCGTCTGGAGAGGCACCACCTCTCACCTCTCCCATTCATTGCAATGGCCGGGTTGGATGATTTATTGACTGCTCAGATCGAAGATGAAAGGGAAATGGCTACCTTCTCGGCCAACACTGGCCTTGCGTTGATCGAAGCAGCCAGCAATGGCGATGGTCATATGGTGAGGCTGCTGGCTGAGGCAAGCAGCCCCAACAAAGAGACAATCTCGGAGGCTCTAGTAATGGCTGCTACTGTCGGAGCCGAAGATGTattaaactatttaataaatGAAGCGGCGAAAACCGAATCCTTTGATTGGCCATCTATCCTGTTCCCTCGAGTGGCATGGCTCGGTTTGGCTCGTACGGCACAGTTGCTGCTCGAGACAGGCGCCAATATACCTCAATCAGGCGATTCATTTGAGGAATCAACGCTTCAATTTGCTGCAAAAACGAAGAACAGCGGTGTATCGAAAAAGTTTTGCGACGTTCATCTTTGCTTTCGACAAAGTTCAATTCTACACCCGGGACACAGTTTCGAGCTCAATGGAGCGTCTGGAGAAGAGTCAGAAAGTGAAGACTCAGATGGAGGTGGCGTAAAGCTATCTCGAGAAGCGTATGAGGACGAATTTTACGAAGATGAACTTGACGAGCAGGATAGTGATGACAGTAGCTAG
- a CDS encoding uncharacterized protein (EggNog:ENOG41): protein MEPDNDVTEDEELNTRLGLHKFGLVQEYSPELWQEYDVVVVHGIHQTHWTDDAWQPGSGAKSSASWIGDSLGLKSGRIAHFHYQIDNAPSNALFVEGNEREAQNLLDGLVQMRLEFHEYSQSRGFDGVNLDMRPIIFVTHDIGSLIVKKVWLTVSQPVHKLPSL from the exons ATGGAACCAGACAACGATGTAacggaagatgaagagctgaaTACCAGGTTGGGGCTTCATAAATTTGGCCTTGTACAGGAATACTCACCTGAATTGTGGCAAGAATATGA CGTTGTCGTTGTCCACGGTATTCACCAGACACACTGGACAGATGATGCGTGGCAGCCGGGCAGTGGAGCAAAGAGCAGCGCCAGTTGGATCGGTGATTCTTTAGGACTCAAATCTGGAAGAATTGCTCATTTCCATTATCAAATAGATAATGCTCCATCAAATGCTCTATTCGTAGAGGGAAACGAAAGAGAAGCACAGAATCTGCTAGATGGTCTGGTCCAGATGAGATTGGAATTCCACGAGTATTCGCAGAGTCGTGGATTTGATGGTGTCAAC TTGGATATGCGCCCCATAATCTTCGTCACTCACGACATTGGCAGCCTTATTGTCAAAAAGGTATGGTTGACAGTGAGCCAACCGGTTCATAAGCTGCCTAGTCTTTAA